In one window of Cydia fagiglandana chromosome 10, ilCydFagi1.1, whole genome shotgun sequence DNA:
- the LOC134668284 gene encoding general odorant-binding protein 68-like, whose amino-acid sequence MYNKEAPYQCCNIPDLFEIETNAGCSSGSGTPEGERVFTNRGSPDCAERTCLLRNNDLLFDNDEIDKDSVRQYLDQWVANRREFTLAVNTVKDVCLGKKPMLGPNEMCDADKLLFCINSNFYNKCPNWLETDACTGLRQFLEGCMPYYD is encoded by the exons atgtataatAAG GAAGCGCCCTATCAATGCTGCAACATTCCAGACCTGTTCGAAATAGAAACTAATGCAGGATGCAGTAGTGGAAGTGGGACGCCTGAAGGAGAACGAGTGTTCACCAATCGTGGGTCACCTGAT TGTGCAGAAAGAACTTGCTTACTCCGGAACAACGATTTGCTCTTCGACAACGATGAGATTGACAAGGATTCCGTCAGGCAGTACCTGGACCAGTGGGTGGCGAATAGGAGGGAGTTTACGCTGGCAGTCAATACTGTTAAAGATGT ATGTCTTGGTAAGAAGCCTATGCTTGGACCTAACGAGATGTGTGACGCGGACAAGCTGCTTTTCTGCATCAATTCTAATTTCTATAAC AAATGTCCTAACTGGCTAGAGACTGACGCTTGCACTGGATTGCGACAATTTTTGGAAGGCTGCATGCCCTATTACGATTAG